The proteins below are encoded in one region of Trichocoleus sp.:
- the dnaK gene encoding molecular chaperone DnaK — MGKVVGIDLGTTNSVVAVMEGGKPVVIANAEGMRTTPSVVAFTKDGERLVGQMARRQTVLNPQNTFYAVKRFIGRRYAELSQESKRIPYTIRKDDLGNVKLKCPRLQKDFAPEEISAMVLRKLAEEATRYLGEPVTGAVITVPAYFNDAQRQATRDAGRIAGLEVLRILNEPTAASLAYGLDRSDNQTILVFDLGGGTFDVSILDVGDGVFEVKATSGDTQLGGNEFDRRIVDWLADQFMEREGIDLRRDRQSLQRLMEAAEKAKIELSGMNVTEINLPFIAANADGPLHLETRLTRSQFEGLCGDLVNRLRQPVKQALTDAGLSPNRIDEVVLVGGGSRMPMVKQLVRSLIDLEPNENVNPDEVVAVGAAIQAGILTQEVRDILLLDVTPLSLGLETIGGVMKKLIPRNTTIPVRRSDTFSTSENNQTMVEVHVVQGEREMAADNKSLGRFKLMGIPPAPRGIPQITVSFDIDANGILQVTALDRTTGREQGVTIQGASNLNEAEVQRMVEEAEKFADQDRQLRDRIEKRTKAEALTFEAERQLREVALDFGMQFASSYRRRIENLVQELRNYLKQNDDRGIDITQGDLRDALYDLQREVYQLTKEDEEEGDFFGSIRRTLSSIGDDLFGDDDDFYDDRRDPYGRDPYSNRDYYGGRREEYPRDSRPAYRDDFARDRRDYGKDDWDAPRDSRNVRDSRDAYDRPSQDYDRNNDRDYGRADRPSRDYDRNNDRDYDRGNRDPYDRSDNSRTRPADPYGRNDVPRNDVPTDRPRRDPYDRPDSPEVRPRQRDAYPPQDDRRADPPPRRSYEPNPRYSNAADDDWDDDDEWL, encoded by the coding sequence ATGGGAAAAGTAGTTGGCATTGACTTAGGCACAACAAACTCGGTCGTCGCCGTGATGGAAGGCGGCAAGCCAGTTGTCATCGCCAATGCAGAAGGAATGCGGACAACGCCTTCAGTGGTTGCCTTCACGAAAGATGGAGAACGGCTTGTCGGGCAGATGGCACGTCGTCAGACGGTTCTCAATCCCCAAAATACTTTTTATGCCGTCAAAAGATTTATTGGACGCAGATATGCTGAGCTGAGTCAGGAGTCGAAGCGCATTCCCTACACAATCCGCAAAGACGACCTGGGCAACGTCAAGCTGAAATGTCCGCGTCTGCAAAAAGACTTTGCCCCAGAAGAAATTTCGGCAATGGTGCTGCGGAAACTGGCAGAAGAGGCAACCCGCTACCTGGGTGAACCTGTGACTGGAGCGGTCATTACGGTTCCTGCTTACTTTAATGATGCTCAACGTCAGGCAACTCGAGATGCCGGAAGAATTGCCGGACTAGAAGTGCTGCGGATCCTCAACGAGCCAACGGCTGCTTCCCTGGCTTACGGGCTCGATCGCTCAGATAACCAAACGATTCTGGTGTTTGACTTGGGCGGCGGCACGTTTGATGTGTCAATTCTGGATGTGGGCGATGGCGTATTTGAAGTCAAAGCAACCAGTGGCGACACCCAGCTTGGCGGTAACGAGTTCGATCGGCGGATTGTCGATTGGCTGGCAGATCAGTTTATGGAACGGGAAGGGATCGATCTGCGGCGCGATCGGCAGTCCTTGCAGCGGCTCATGGAAGCAGCCGAAAAAGCCAAGATTGAACTTTCGGGCATGAATGTCACTGAGATTAACCTGCCCTTTATTGCCGCAAATGCAGATGGTCCGTTGCACCTGGAAACCCGACTGACTCGATCGCAATTTGAAGGGCTTTGTGGCGACCTGGTCAACCGTCTGCGTCAGCCAGTGAAGCAAGCCCTGACGGATGCTGGGCTTTCGCCTAACCGAATTGATGAAGTGGTGCTGGTGGGTGGGGGGAGCCGGATGCCGATGGTAAAGCAGCTGGTGCGATCGTTGATTGACTTGGAACCGAACGAAAATGTCAATCCAGATGAAGTGGTCGCAGTTGGGGCGGCGATTCAGGCAGGGATTCTGACTCAGGAAGTGCGGGATATTCTGCTGCTGGATGTCACTCCCCTTTCCCTGGGGTTGGAGACGATCGGTGGTGTCATGAAGAAGCTGATTCCACGCAACACAACGATTCCGGTACGGCGATCGGACACTTTCTCGACTTCAGAGAATAATCAAACGATGGTGGAAGTCCATGTCGTGCAGGGCGAACGCGAAATGGCAGCGGATAATAAGTCGCTGGGTCGCTTCAAACTCATGGGCATCCCGCCTGCACCGCGCGGCATTCCTCAGATCACTGTCTCTTTTGACATTGACGCAAACGGCATTTTACAGGTGACTGCGCTCGATCGCACGACAGGACGAGAACAAGGCGTCACCATCCAGGGAGCCTCTAACCTGAACGAAGCAGAAGTACAGCGCATGGTCGAAGAGGCTGAGAAATTTGCCGACCAGGATCGACAACTGCGCGATCGAATCGAGAAACGCACCAAAGCTGAAGCCCTCACGTTTGAGGCAGAAAGACAACTGCGGGAAGTCGCGCTTGATTTTGGGATGCAGTTTGCGAGTTCCTATCGTCGTCGCATCGAAAACCTGGTTCAGGAGTTGCGGAACTACCTGAAGCAAAATGACGATCGCGGCATTGATATCACTCAGGGCGATCTGCGCGATGCGCTTTATGACCTGCAACGCGAAGTCTACCAACTGACCAAGGAAGACGAGGAAGAAGGCGATTTCTTTGGCTCAATTCGCCGTACCCTCTCTAGCATTGGGGACGATCTGTTTGGCGACGACGATGACTTTTACGACGATCGCCGTGATCCCTATGGACGCGACCCCTACAGCAACCGCGACTACTATGGAGGCCGTCGGGAAGAATACCCCAGGGACAGCCGCCCTGCCTATCGGGATGATTTCGCTAGAGATCGCCGCGATTATGGCAAAGACGATTGGGATGCTCCTAGAGACAGCCGCAACGTTCGCGATAGTCGTGACGCTTACGATCGCCCCAGCCAAGATTATGACCGGAACAACGACCGGGATTACGGAAGAGCCGATCGCCCCAGTCGAGATTATGACCGGAACAACGACCGGGATTATGATCGAGGCAACCGTGATCCTTACGATCGCTCTGATAACAGCCGCACTCGTCCTGCTGATCCCTATGGTCGTAATGATGTCCCACGTAATGATGTCCCAACTGATCGCCCGCGTCGTGACCCCTACGATCGCCCGGACAGCCCAGAAGTTCGCCCCCGCCAGCGAGACGCTTACCCCCCCCAAGACGATCGCCGTGCTGATCCACCGCCCCGCCGTTCCTACGAGCCTAATCCCCGATACAGCAACGCTGCTGACGACGATTGGGATGATGATGACGAGTGGTTATAA
- a CDS encoding DUF72 domain-containing protein — protein sequence MNFRLGCAIWAYKEWVGTLFPPKSRASDFLKLYSHRFSTVEGNTTFYSIPDSETVKRWATETPANFEFCLKLPRDLSHQGLLAPAIPGTIAFLNQMQGLGDRLGPFFAQLPPSYSPAQWEDLATFLRAFPHADFSLALEVRHPDWFQEPQMSRLNNLLSELGVGRVLLDSRPIYDCPDDPQVHSERRKPQLPLQPMVTAPFTLVRYISHPDFELNQPYFQEWVTQIEQWLQQGTQVYFFVHCPVEVHSPRNARTLQHLLEAHQVPVPPLPWDAIVPEPPPDVQLSLF from the coding sequence ATGAACTTCCGTTTGGGTTGTGCAATTTGGGCATATAAGGAGTGGGTCGGGACGCTGTTTCCGCCCAAAAGTCGAGCATCTGATTTTCTCAAGCTCTACAGTCATCGATTTTCCACAGTTGAAGGCAACACGACCTTCTACTCCATTCCTGACTCGGAGACGGTCAAACGCTGGGCAACTGAAACCCCTGCTAATTTTGAATTTTGCCTGAAACTCCCTCGGGATCTGTCTCATCAGGGTCTATTGGCTCCAGCAATCCCAGGAACGATCGCTTTTCTCAATCAAATGCAGGGCTTGGGCGATCGGCTCGGTCCATTCTTTGCTCAACTCCCACCTAGCTATAGCCCTGCCCAGTGGGAAGACTTGGCTACTTTTCTCAGAGCATTTCCCCATGCAGATTTTTCTCTAGCACTGGAAGTACGCCATCCTGACTGGTTTCAAGAACCTCAAATGAGCCGTTTAAACAATCTACTGTCTGAGCTGGGAGTAGGGCGCGTTTTGCTGGATAGCCGCCCCATCTACGACTGCCCAGATGACCCACAGGTTCACTCAGAACGCCGCAAACCTCAGCTTCCACTTCAGCCAATGGTCACAGCCCCTTTTACCCTGGTTCGCTACATTAGCCATCCTGACTTTGAATTGAACCAGCCCTACTTTCAAGAGTGGGTAACGCAAATTGAGCAATGGCTTCAGCAGGGCACGCAAGTCTATTTTTTTGTCCACTGCCCCGTTGAGGTACATTCCCCCCGCAATGCTCGCACACTGCAGCATTTACTCGAAGCCCATCAAGTTCCTGTACCGCCGCTGCCCTGGGATGCGATCGTCCCTGAACCTCCCCCTGATGTTCAACTCAGTCTTTTCTAA
- a CDS encoding J domain-containing protein → MQNFRNYYGILGVSRDATIEEIKKAYRKLARQYHPDMNPGDNAAEEKFKDLGEAYEVLSDTSKRAQYDQFSSFWKRDGFQGNTPRSKGWGGLGRNAEDIDFGQFRDFNSFVDQLLNRRTNSSTTTTAAREPDPYRPGTNKTTYTVPRANPSPRNAEAKLTVPLDRAYTGGRERIRLEDGRSLEVNMPPGMFTGQKVRLKGQGVNGGDLYLTITVSPHPFFQLDGSDIFCQLPITPAEAVLGGPIEVPTLDGLVKMMIPAGVRSGQKLRLGGKGYPLDGERGDQIVEIQIVTPKDLSETERELYEKLRQLETFDPRANLPV, encoded by the coding sequence ATGCAAAACTTCCGGAACTACTACGGCATCTTGGGAGTTTCCAGAGATGCCACGATTGAGGAAATCAAAAAAGCTTATCGAAAGTTGGCACGCCAGTATCACCCGGATATGAATCCTGGGGACAACGCCGCAGAGGAAAAATTCAAAGATTTGGGGGAAGCCTACGAAGTCCTCTCTGACACAAGCAAGCGTGCTCAGTATGACCAATTCAGTAGCTTCTGGAAGCGAGACGGCTTTCAGGGCAACACGCCCCGCTCGAAAGGTTGGGGTGGTTTAGGTCGTAATGCTGAGGATATTGATTTTGGGCAGTTTCGCGATTTCAACTCCTTTGTGGATCAACTGCTGAACCGCCGCACAAATTCTTCAACCACAACAACGGCAGCCCGCGAGCCTGATCCCTATCGTCCTGGTACAAACAAAACAACCTATACGGTTCCTCGCGCTAATCCTTCCCCACGCAATGCTGAAGCGAAGCTCACAGTGCCGCTCGATCGCGCCTATACCGGAGGACGAGAACGAATTCGACTAGAGGATGGTCGATCGTTAGAAGTGAATATGCCACCGGGAATGTTTACCGGACAAAAAGTCCGCCTCAAAGGGCAGGGCGTCAATGGCGGAGATTTATATTTAACAATCACGGTTTCGCCACATCCTTTCTTTCAACTCGATGGCTCTGATATCTTCTGTCAACTGCCCATCACACCTGCTGAAGCTGTACTGGGTGGTCCGATCGAAGTGCCGACGTTGGATGGTTTGGTCAAAATGATGATTCCGGCAGGGGTGCGATCGGGGCAGAAGTTGCGTTTGGGTGGCAAGGGCTACCCCCTGGATGGAGAGCGGGGTGATCAAATTGTCGAAATTCAGATTGTCACACCGAAGGACTTGAGCGAAACTGAGCGAGAGCTTTATGAGAAGCTACGGCAGCTAGAGACGTTTGACCCTAGAGCAAATTTGCCAGTGTGA
- a CDS encoding ATP-binding protein: protein MQFSGLEQLRKLCRDEAAFDRLQQILVDRDRLWMERQQALFHVIARIRESLDLNTIFTTTATEVRQLLQADRVGMFYFYPDSGWNDGEFVSEAVLPQFNSALAARVHDHCFGKQYAIHYQQGRIQAVSDIQSAGLQDCHIKVLSQFQIRANLVVPLLQGDHLWGLLCIHQCSNSREWQPDEIEFVTKIAIHLGVALQQAELLHQIQQQAIDLAQTLERLQRSQTQLIQSEKMSSLGQLVAGVAHEINNPVNFIYGNLSHANRYAQDLLELLNLYRRELKHPSPDLLDRSDAADLDFLVEDFPKILASMQMGADRIRQIVLSLRNFSRLDEAEMKPVDLHEGLDSTLLILQYRLKSSAHSSGIKIIKEYGDLPLVECYASQINQVFMNLLSNAIDALESLDEVKPATQPERHITIRTTLEPSSTSNLPHAVIRISDNGTGIPIAIQSRLFDPFFTTKSAGKGTGLGLSISYQIVVERHGGRLDCTSELGQGTEFLIKIPICQPQSIAPSSTHCTIGE from the coding sequence ATGCAGTTCAGCGGGTTAGAGCAGCTAAGAAAGTTGTGTCGAGACGAAGCAGCGTTCGATCGGCTCCAGCAAATTTTGGTTGACCGAGATCGATTGTGGATGGAACGGCAGCAAGCCCTATTTCACGTCATCGCCAGAATTCGAGAATCGCTCGACCTCAACACTATCTTCACGACGACAGCAACAGAGGTGCGTCAACTGCTGCAGGCCGATCGCGTCGGGATGTTTTACTTCTACCCAGATTCAGGCTGGAATGATGGTGAATTTGTCTCTGAAGCGGTGCTGCCGCAGTTCAATTCGGCACTGGCAGCGCGAGTTCATGACCACTGCTTCGGCAAACAATATGCAATCCACTACCAGCAAGGACGGATTCAAGCGGTTAGTGATATTCAGAGTGCTGGACTGCAAGATTGTCACATCAAGGTTTTGAGCCAGTTTCAAATCCGGGCAAATTTGGTTGTGCCGCTGCTGCAAGGGGATCATCTCTGGGGGTTGCTTTGCATTCATCAGTGCAGCAATTCGCGGGAGTGGCAGCCCGACGAGATTGAGTTTGTGACAAAAATTGCCATTCATCTGGGGGTGGCTCTGCAACAGGCAGAACTACTCCACCAAATCCAGCAACAGGCGATCGACCTGGCTCAGACGCTAGAACGGCTGCAAAGAAGTCAGACGCAGTTGATCCAGAGCGAAAAGATGTCTAGCTTGGGGCAGTTGGTGGCTGGAGTTGCCCATGAAATTAATAATCCGGTGAATTTTATCTATGGCAATTTGAGCCACGCCAACCGATATGCCCAAGATTTGCTCGAACTACTCAACCTCTACCGTAGAGAATTGAAGCATCCCAGCCCTGATCTGCTCGATCGCAGTGATGCTGCCGACCTCGATTTTCTGGTAGAAGATTTCCCCAAAATTCTTGCTTCAATGCAAATGGGAGCCGATCGAATTCGGCAAATTGTTCTATCGCTGCGTAACTTCTCCCGCCTCGACGAAGCCGAGATGAAACCTGTTGATCTGCACGAAGGATTGGACAGCACCCTCCTGATCCTGCAATATCGGCTGAAATCGAGTGCTCACTCATCAGGCATCAAAATCATTAAGGAATATGGTGATTTGCCACTGGTTGAATGCTATGCCAGCCAGATCAATCAGGTGTTTATGAATCTGCTGAGCAATGCGATCGATGCGCTGGAAAGCCTGGACGAAGTGAAGCCAGCAACGCAACCAGAACGCCATATTACGATTCGGACAACGCTGGAGCCGAGCAGCACGTCTAATCTTCCCCACGCAGTGATTCGCATTTCCGATAACGGCACTGGCATTCCGATCGCCATCCAATCACGATTGTTTGACCCTTTCTTTACCACAAAGTCTGCTGGAAAGGGCACAGGCTTAGGACTCTCAATTAGCTATCAAATTGTGGTGGAGCGGCATGGCGGTAGGCTTGATTGCACCTCTGAACTGGGTCAAGGCACAGAATTTTTGATCAAGATTCCCATTTGTCAGCCTCAATCGATCGCGCCATCCAGCACTCACTGTACGATTGGGGAATGA
- a CDS encoding ABC transporter ATP-binding protein/permease — MTTGTASNLQNRFSLRRLSRFDPQLWHRFVAIAQPYWYPTTPGSGRIFFLLLVLLLIFLFASLFLLISGITLLCQQIFPQFMDQTAGGLVGGIKAILGSPAMFLVGAALIVPAIGFFLARNQLASRWKQWLLLAVLLSLSLSVSGLNVIISYVGNFFSTALAEKDQPTFWRFLFVYAGVFVVGTPIVVIYSYMQDLLGLFWRDWMTGKFMQQYFADRAYYGINNEDEIDNPDQRISEDIRNFTNTSLYYLLLILGAVIDVISFTGILWTISRTLSGFLVGYAVFGTIVVALLGRRLIALNFIQLRREADFRYGLVHVRDNTESIAFYRGEPQELGQLGQRFSQVIRNFNALIGWQRNLGFFTKGYEYAIIILPSLIMAPIYFSGQIQFGDITQANFAFNQVLSAFSVFILYGQIERLSAFAAGINRLETFTEALDNQDILRPHGMTKIDMVEGSQIALEHVTLQTPKGQRTLTSDLSVALQPGQGLVIVGQSGVGKSSLLRAIAGLWDTGTGRIARPGLGEMLFLPQRPYMVLGTLRDQVLYPNMDNALGTERLQEVLTQVNLDDLAERLGGFDIELDWSEVLSLGEQQRLAFARLLLTKPRYAILDEATSALDLKNEQLLYQKLRETETTFISVGHRTSLLKYHDYVLNLEPDTSWKLIPAQEYIVDLEAFA; from the coding sequence ATGACTACTGGAACCGCATCAAACTTACAAAACAGGTTTTCTCTCCGTCGCCTCAGTCGCTTTGACCCCCAACTCTGGCATCGTTTTGTGGCGATCGCCCAGCCCTATTGGTATCCGACCACACCTGGAAGCGGGCGGATTTTCTTTCTGCTGCTGGTTTTACTGCTCATTTTCCTCTTTGCATCGCTGTTTCTTTTAATTAGTGGAATTACGCTGCTTTGTCAGCAGATCTTTCCACAATTTATGGATCAGACTGCTGGAGGATTGGTTGGAGGAATCAAGGCAATTCTGGGTTCCCCTGCCATGTTTTTAGTGGGGGCGGCATTAATTGTTCCAGCGATCGGCTTTTTCCTGGCTCGCAATCAGCTTGCTTCTCGTTGGAAGCAGTGGCTTTTATTAGCAGTCCTGCTGTCTTTGTCGCTTTCAGTCAGCGGCTTGAACGTGATCATCAGCTACGTTGGCAACTTTTTTAGCACCGCCTTGGCAGAGAAAGATCAGCCCACTTTTTGGCGGTTTTTGTTTGTTTATGCAGGCGTGTTTGTGGTTGGAACGCCGATCGTCGTCATTTACAGCTACATGCAAGACTTGCTCGGACTCTTCTGGCGAGACTGGATGACGGGTAAGTTTATGCAGCAATATTTTGCCGATCGCGCCTATTACGGAATTAATAATGAGGATGAGATTGACAACCCAGATCAGCGGATTTCGGAAGATATTCGCAACTTTACAAACACCAGTTTGTACTATCTCCTGCTCATTCTGGGTGCAGTGATCGACGTAATTTCGTTTACCGGAATCCTCTGGACAATTTCTAGAACCCTGTCTGGCTTTTTGGTTGGATATGCCGTATTTGGCACGATCGTAGTTGCGCTGCTAGGACGCCGCTTGATCGCCCTGAACTTTATTCAACTGAGACGAGAAGCCGATTTCCGATATGGATTAGTCCATGTCCGCGACAACACTGAATCGATCGCATTTTATCGAGGAGAGCCGCAGGAACTTGGACAGCTTGGACAGCGATTTTCTCAAGTCATTCGGAACTTTAATGCGTTGATTGGCTGGCAGCGAAATCTTGGATTTTTCACCAAAGGATATGAATATGCCATCATTATCCTGCCTTCGCTGATCATGGCTCCAATTTACTTTTCTGGGCAGATTCAGTTTGGAGATATCACACAGGCAAACTTTGCCTTTAATCAGGTTCTTTCTGCCTTCTCTGTCTTTATTCTCTATGGACAAATTGAGCGACTGAGTGCTTTTGCTGCCGGAATTAACCGTCTGGAGACCTTTACTGAAGCGCTAGATAATCAGGACATCCTCCGTCCACATGGAATGACGAAGATCGATATGGTCGAAGGATCACAGATTGCGCTCGAACATGTCACCCTGCAAACACCAAAAGGACAACGCACTTTAACCAGCGACCTCTCAGTAGCACTCCAACCCGGACAGGGTTTAGTGATTGTTGGACAAAGTGGAGTGGGTAAAAGTTCGCTGCTGCGAGCAATTGCGGGGCTCTGGGATACCGGAACTGGACGAATTGCCCGTCCTGGACTCGGAGAAATGCTGTTTTTACCCCAACGTCCTTACATGGTGCTGGGAACGCTCCGCGATCAGGTGCTTTACCCCAACATGGACAATGCACTCGGCACAGAGAGATTACAGGAAGTTTTGACACAGGTCAATCTTGATGACCTTGCTGAACGACTTGGAGGATTTGACATAGAGCTAGATTGGTCTGAAGTGTTGTCACTCGGCGAACAGCAGCGCCTTGCCTTTGCACGACTGCTACTCACCAAACCCCGCTACGCCATCCTGGATGAAGCAACCAGTGCACTCGACCTGAAAAACGAACAACTGCTCTATCAAAAACTGAGAGAGACCGAAACCACGTTCATCAGCGTCGGACACCGCACCAGCCTGCTGAAATATCATGACTACGTTCTTAACCTAGAGCCTGATACAAGCTGGAAGCTTATTCCAGCCCAAGAATACATCGTCGATTTAGAGGCGTTCGCTTGA
- a CDS encoding glycine betaine ABC transporter substrate-binding protein, translated as MKRLRRLLILPLLALLTAAVLIACASGGSDVAKTPIKVGSKDFTEQFILGEMYALVLEKNGLKVERKLNLGGTPVAQAALQNNEIDVYPEYTGTGLLTVLKLPPNSEQKEVFDQVAQGYKEKYNLVWLTPAPMNNTQALAMTKAGAQKYGIKTISDMATKANQLIMIGPPEFEVREDGLPGIKQKYGNFQLKEYKAVDPGLRYKGLVDGEADVAVAFGTDGEISANDLLVLEDDKKLFPPYQVAPVVRQAALDANPGLADALNKLAPKLTNETMQRLNYEVSGKQREPAEVAKAFLQQEGML; from the coding sequence ATGAAAAGATTACGTCGCTTACTCATCTTGCCCCTGCTTGCCTTGTTGACTGCGGCAGTTCTGATTGCTTGTGCCTCTGGTGGCAGTGATGTTGCTAAAACACCCATTAAAGTTGGCTCAAAAGACTTTACTGAGCAGTTTATCCTGGGTGAAATGTATGCCCTGGTACTGGAGAAAAACGGGTTGAAAGTCGAGCGCAAGCTCAATCTAGGTGGAACTCCGGTGGCTCAAGCAGCCCTGCAAAATAACGAGATTGATGTTTATCCTGAATATACGGGAACTGGACTTTTGACAGTTCTCAAGCTGCCGCCCAACAGTGAGCAGAAAGAAGTATTTGATCAAGTTGCTCAAGGTTATAAGGAAAAATACAATCTAGTCTGGCTGACTCCAGCTCCAATGAACAATACACAAGCGCTGGCAATGACCAAAGCTGGGGCGCAAAAATATGGTATTAAGACCATTTCCGATATGGCAACCAAAGCCAACCAATTGATTATGATTGGTCCACCTGAGTTTGAGGTCAGAGAAGACGGGCTGCCTGGAATCAAACAGAAATACGGCAATTTTCAGCTTAAGGAATATAAAGCGGTCGACCCGGGCCTACGATACAAGGGTTTAGTGGACGGAGAGGCAGATGTGGCGGTTGCCTTTGGCACAGATGGTGAAATTAGCGCCAACGATTTACTTGTCCTGGAGGACGACAAGAAACTGTTCCCACCCTACCAGGTTGCTCCAGTGGTGCGGCAAGCTGCCCTCGATGCTAACCCAGGTCTTGCTGATGCTTTGAACAAACTCGCACCCAAACTCACAAATGAGACAATGCAGCGTCTTAACTATGAAGTGAGCGGCAAACAGCGAGAACCTGCGGAAGTCGCAAAGGCGTTTTTACAGCAAGAGGGGATGTTGTAA